The following nucleotide sequence is from Geitlerinema sp. PCC 9228.
CTAATTTGATGGGTAAAGCCGGTGCCTTTGGCACCATCGCTAAAGTATCGCTAAAGTTTTTATTTTGGAAACAATATAGCCATTACGCTACCCACAATTTTAAACTAGACGCGCTCCGACACAATAAAAATTACAATTTGCAGCGTAAATCGCCGAATATATGGGGGTTTTGATTGCGGATTTTACGGACAGCTGCAGCCATCAAATTTAACGAGATGTTCTTCCCGCCGTTATGGTTTCCATCATTTCCCCTTAGAAACTAGAAAATTAGTTCCCAAGCTCGGTACGCTCCCTATTTTTCCTCCCTAGCCGAAGACTCCTGCTCTTCTCCCGGCGTCAAAGCCGACGTATCTCCTGTGGGGAGGGTAATGGTTTCAATATCGCTCACTTCCGACAGGTGGTGTTGTTTTCCCTGCCAGCGGTCTAAAATATCCTTAATCAGACATTCTTGCAGCCAAACTTGGGCAACCACCGCCAAAGGCAGAGCCAGCAACAATCCCAAAAATCCAAAGAAGGTGGCAAAGAAAACCTGAGCGAGCAGCGTTACTGCCGGCAACAGGGAAACTTGCTGTGCCATCACGTAAGGTGTGAGAAAATTCCCCTCCATTTGCTGGATGATGACGTAGAGAATAAACACGCCAATGGCTTTCAGGGGAGAATCCAAAAGCGCGATCGCGAAGGGGGGAATTACACTTAACGTGGGACCAATATTAGGAATAAAAGTAAGTAATCCCGCCAAAATACCATGGGCCAAAGCCAAGTCTACCCGCAAAATGGATAAACCCAACCAGCTAAAAACCGCAATTACGGTCATATTCACCAAAATTCCCAGCAGCCAACCAGTGAGAGCTTCCTCACATAAATCTAAAATTTCATCGACCCGCCGGCGATAAAAGGAAGGAAACAGGCGAATGAATCCCCGTCGATACGCCAGCGGCTGTGCCAGGAACATAATCGTGAGTACAAAGACCAATAGCAAGCTGAACACTACCCCAAAGGTTCCGGAAAGGAAACTAATTCCCCGTTCCCAGAGATTTTCAAACAGCGGTTGCAATTGTTGTGCCAACCGCTCCAAATAATTGGGTAACTGTTCGGACAGTTGCTCGATGTTGATATAGTTATTGATTTGTTCTTGGGAAAGAATGTCGCTGAGTTGCCGAATCCATTCTTTGAGCTGCTGTTCTAGTTGGGAGGGTCGGGTTTCATCTCCCAGAAGCAGTTTGGCTAGTTCTTGCAACTGGGAAGCAAAGGGAGGCACCAGCAGCCAGAAAAAACCAATAAATACGGTGAAAAATATCAGCAGCGATAGCACCACTGCTAGGGAACGAGGAATGTTCCACCTTTGGAGTCGCCGCACTAGCAAATTAAGGATGGTTGCCAGGGTCACTGCCGCAAAGGTAAGCAGCAAAAATTGCCGTACTTGCCAAAGTACGTAAAGCGACAGAATTAGAGCGATAAAACCAATCCATTCGCTAAAGGTCACGTGCCAAACTCCTTTTGGTAGGGGCGGGCAGCAGAAGCTATTTTAAGTTTTGGAGAATTGCGAATTTTCCGGAAACAAAAAAGCCTTGCTGGATTTGGGAAAAAGCTATCCGTAGGATTTACCAGCGGGAATCTTTGCGGGAATCAACTCGATCGACTTTGCGATCGCTACTTTGCCATGCCAAAGCCAGAGCCAGTAAGATACTGGGTAGCATAACGATGGTAATGGCATTGAGGGAATTCGCCTCAAGGGGCAAAGAGGGACCGAAGCGTTTGATGGCAAAGGAAATCAGCGTGGAACCGATAATGACTTTGAGTAGGAATCCAGAAATATCTTTCATAAGTATTTTTGGGAGATGGAAAATCGTTGGTTGTATTGGGAAAATGAGTTCCAAAACAGCTATTTGCTCAGCATGGTATAGGTGCCATCCCAGGAATCCGGCGGGGGATGTCGCAGATAAATGGCACAGCGATCGCGGTACAGTTGTACGGTGCGATCGCGAGGCTGCAGGCCAGCCGCCGCCTCAAAATAAGACAAAGCCCTAGAAAAATCCCGTTTGAGATAGGCTTGGCGACCGCATTGGTGCAGGTGAAGAAACTCCTGGGTTTTGTCGTCCAGGGGTTGGGAAGCATCGCCAATGAGTTCGTAAATATCTACTGCTTGGTTTTTTCCCTTCACCCGAATGCGATCGAGTTCGCGTACCCAAAGGCGATCGCCGCATAGCTGATAGGTGGACTCGCTAATGATAATATCGCATCCGTACTCCTTAGTGGCATTTTCCAAACGAGAACTGAGATTCACCCCATCCCCAATCACCGTATAATCCATCCGTTTTTTCGAACCAATATTGCCCGAAACCACTTCCCCAGAACTAATGCCAATGCCAAAACGAATGGTCGGCTGGCGATCGATAATGCGTCGTTGGTTGAATTCCGCCAGGCGTTCGCGCATATCCAACGCCGACTGCACCGCCATCCAAGCATGGTCTTCCGTCAAAGGCAAAGGGGCCCCAAAAACCGCCATCAAAGCATCGCCAATAAACTTATCCAACGTCCCCTCGTAATTAAAAACTGACTCAACCATAGTTTCAAAATACTGGTTGAGCAGCGTTACCACCTCCGAAGCGCCCAAATTTTCCGTTAAAGTAGTGTAGCCACGAATATCAGAAAATAAAATCGTAACATCCTTGCGTTCTCCCACCATCAACGCATCTTCCCCCAGCGCCATCACCCGTTCTGCTACCTCCGGGGTCATATAGCGATGCATGGTGGTTTTCATGCGTTTTTCCTGACTGATATCTTCCAAAACCACCAACCCGCCGCGGACGCTGCCTTCGGGATTGGTGAGGGGATTGACCGTGAGATTGATACTGCGTTCGATGGCGTGGATGTAGCGTCGGTGAATG
It contains:
- a CDS encoding AI-2E family transporter; translated protein: MTFSEWIGFIALILSLYVLWQVRQFLLLTFAAVTLATILNLLVRRLQRWNIPRSLAVVLSLLIFFTVFIGFFWLLVPPFASQLQELAKLLLGDETRPSQLEQQLKEWIRQLSDILSQEQINNYINIEQLSEQLPNYLERLAQQLQPLFENLWERGISFLSGTFGVVFSLLLVFVLTIMFLAQPLAYRRGFIRLFPSFYRRRVDEILDLCEEALTGWLLGILVNMTVIAVFSWLGLSILRVDLALAHGILAGLLTFIPNIGPTLSVIPPFAIALLDSPLKAIGVFILYVIIQQMEGNFLTPYVMAQQVSLLPAVTLLAQVFFATFFGFLGLLLALPLAVVAQVWLQECLIKDILDRWQGKQHHLSEVSDIETITLPTGDTSALTPGEEQESSAREEK